From a single Longimicrobium sp. genomic region:
- a CDS encoding SCO family protein, producing MIGKAWVIGIAAIAAVAGGAMGMGTRPDGLPFYTSRDLTPRWISPRAAERIHRIAPFRLTDQDGRTITERDVAGKVYVASFFFTRCQQLCPILGNGLRRVQTAFAADSGVAILSHSVTPEIDSVATLKRWAEMRGVRGRWHLLTGDRAQIRRLAEASYFVELSDTTGNTQGTLVHTETLVLVDGRRRIRGVYDGSLPYDVAQLITDIRTLRGETGTHGP from the coding sequence ATGATCGGCAAAGCGTGGGTGATCGGGATCGCCGCGATCGCGGCCGTGGCGGGCGGGGCGATGGGGATGGGGACGCGGCCGGACGGCCTGCCGTTCTACACCTCGCGCGACCTGACGCCGCGCTGGATCTCGCCGCGGGCGGCGGAGCGCATCCACCGCATCGCGCCGTTCCGGCTTACGGACCAGGACGGACGCACCATCACCGAGCGCGACGTGGCGGGGAAGGTGTACGTCGCCAGCTTCTTCTTCACCCGCTGCCAGCAGCTCTGCCCCATCCTGGGCAATGGCCTGCGGCGCGTGCAGACGGCCTTCGCGGCGGACAGCGGCGTCGCCATCCTCTCCCACAGCGTGACGCCGGAGATCGACAGCGTCGCCACCCTCAAGCGCTGGGCGGAGATGCGGGGCGTGCGCGGCCGCTGGCATCTGCTCACCGGCGACCGCGCGCAGATCCGGCGCCTGGCCGAAGCGTCGTACTTCGTGGAGCTCTCCGACACCACCGGCAACACGCAGGGCACCCTCGTCCACACCGAGACGCTCGTGCTGGTGGACGGGCGGCGGCGCATCCGCGGCGTGTACGACGGCTCGCTCCCCTACGACGTCGCCCAGCTCATCACCGACATCCGCACGCTGCGGGGGGAGACGGGAACGCACGGACCGTGA
- a CDS encoding L,D-transpeptidase, which produces MQRKWFALAALAAALAPGTARAQAAPRDTGLILSSVEAAVNVPVTRMKNFSLTVDLSDRKLYLISDGDVVRTFPVSVGQEGYSTPAGTYRISHMIWNPSWRPPPSAWARDHHFEPPNSRGNPMGRVKMFFREPDLYIHGTQLPSSLGNARSHGCIRMRNIDAVELAKIVMVHGGAVRDQEWYDDTIDKADTSREVRLPRPVLLRVRN; this is translated from the coding sequence ATGCAACGAAAGTGGTTCGCACTCGCCGCGCTGGCCGCCGCGCTGGCGCCGGGCACGGCGCGCGCGCAGGCCGCCCCGCGCGACACGGGGCTGATCCTGTCCTCCGTCGAGGCGGCGGTGAACGTGCCCGTCACGCGGATGAAGAACTTCTCGCTGACCGTGGACCTATCGGACCGCAAGCTGTACCTGATCAGCGACGGCGACGTGGTGCGGACCTTCCCGGTGTCGGTGGGGCAGGAGGGATATTCCACCCCAGCGGGCACCTACCGGATCTCGCACATGATCTGGAACCCGAGCTGGCGGCCGCCGCCGTCGGCGTGGGCGCGCGACCACCACTTCGAGCCGCCCAACTCGCGGGGGAACCCGATGGGGCGGGTGAAGATGTTCTTCCGCGAGCCCGACCTGTACATCCACGGCACGCAGCTCCCCAGCTCGCTGGGGAACGCGCGCTCGCACGGGTGCATCCGCATGCGCAACATCGACGCGGTGGAGCTGGCCAAGATCGTGATGGTGCACGGCGGCGCCGTCCGCGACCAGGAGTGGTACGACGACACCATCGACAAGGCCGACACCTCGCGCGAGGTGCGCCTCCCGCGCCCCGTGCTGCTGCGCGTCAGGAACTGA
- a CDS encoding DUF6519 domain-containing protein, producing MKGDLTRATFRPERHFASVRMQQGRVLLDADWNEQADIDAHRRHVTAGDLIGPSGGPLHAAAFAVRLAASLSSGETNDLTARGIIAPYTGDVLLGPGRYYVDGILVENEQIVSLRHQPDVPGTGPALATGRHLVYLHVWERHLTWLDDPLLREVALNGPDTATRSRVVWQIGSVPVASGTSCLAAVPDYETLIAPSTGTLRARAAAGSSQQGPCVVSADAGYTRLENQLYRVEVHRGGAVGTATFKWSRDNGAVVTSVQAVNGQDVTVGEVGRDALLSFAPGQFVEALDDADELAGTPGDMFEIVSVDASTGVIRLNAAPTLDLALHPKLRRWDGGAAANITTSAWIPLGQDGVEIRFSSGATYRAGDYWTIPARTTTGDVEWPEDGTGDPIARPPAGIVHHWARLAMVDVNGAGVVTAFSDCRNLFPPVTELTDFEYLGGDGQEVMPNLTQAQVGTRVALPSPLRVGVSNGRWPVVGARVFWEVLDGDGRVQGSAAAGTTAESFTQSDGTATCTWSLLPTSGVNRVRATLRDVANNPVGLPIVFGANVSVASQVAYDPRTVCGGTAPPVTTVQAALDRQMQLLRLFYAGGDGQEALPAATLPQPLRVSVANACGAVQGATVTFNVESGGRVAATSAGVPAGNTTVSINTDANGIAEAFWRPADDAARRSQQANAVLASAPPGSNLPLGSPTTVRFNARVLVAGDVGYAPSSNCNLPASVNTVQAALDQICSGLGAPTQRVVVTDVRMAAMQVRHDAVIPPYVLSTSGFDILCDQSIFVSSSRAARLTVYLPPPQSFYGYASDSGYVPFDVNANVFTNGTTLRWRAVDPGAVAFLNGLYGQFNWRYIPARLTVYGNLVRSSADQSVYLDGDLFAGPPLGTQFPTGNGVRGGSLEIFFWLAPIWGFSLGAGELTAAGTTLGTITLDRPAPEGGLSLALASEDPEALSLPETIVIPEGETTFQFEARVAPPRSGTRELVVSSTVSGVSSPVGTLSQGFTLGREATTTTSRRTRRQ from the coding sequence ATGAAAGGCGACCTCACCCGGGCCACCTTCCGCCCCGAGCGCCACTTCGCCAGCGTGCGGATGCAGCAGGGCCGCGTGCTGCTCGACGCCGACTGGAACGAGCAGGCCGACATCGACGCGCACCGGCGGCACGTCACGGCCGGCGACCTGATCGGCCCCAGCGGCGGCCCGCTGCACGCCGCCGCGTTCGCCGTCCGGCTGGCGGCCTCGCTCTCCAGCGGCGAGACCAACGACCTGACGGCGCGCGGCATCATCGCGCCGTACACGGGCGACGTGCTGCTGGGCCCCGGGCGCTACTACGTCGACGGCATCCTGGTGGAGAACGAGCAGATCGTGTCGCTCCGCCACCAGCCCGACGTGCCGGGGACCGGCCCCGCGCTGGCCACGGGACGGCACCTCGTCTACCTGCACGTCTGGGAGCGGCACCTCACCTGGCTCGACGACCCGCTGCTGCGCGAGGTGGCGCTGAACGGCCCCGACACCGCCACCCGCTCGCGCGTCGTCTGGCAGATCGGGAGCGTCCCGGTGGCCTCGGGGACGAGCTGCCTGGCCGCGGTGCCGGACTACGAGACGCTGATCGCCCCCAGCACGGGCACGCTGCGGGCGCGCGCCGCCGCGGGAAGCAGCCAGCAGGGCCCCTGCGTGGTGTCGGCCGACGCGGGATACACGCGGCTGGAGAACCAGCTCTACCGCGTGGAGGTGCACCGCGGCGGGGCGGTGGGCACGGCGACGTTCAAGTGGAGCCGCGACAACGGCGCCGTGGTCACCTCCGTCCAGGCGGTCAACGGGCAGGACGTCACGGTCGGCGAGGTGGGGCGCGACGCGCTCCTCTCCTTCGCGCCCGGGCAGTTCGTGGAGGCGCTCGACGACGCCGACGAGCTGGCCGGAACGCCCGGCGACATGTTCGAGATCGTCTCGGTCGACGCCTCTACCGGCGTGATCCGGCTGAACGCGGCGCCCACGCTCGACCTCGCGCTCCATCCCAAGCTGCGGCGGTGGGACGGCGGCGCGGCGGCCAACATCACCACCAGCGCGTGGATCCCGCTGGGGCAGGACGGAGTGGAGATCCGCTTTTCCAGCGGCGCCACCTACCGCGCGGGCGACTACTGGACCATCCCGGCCCGGACGACAACGGGCGACGTGGAGTGGCCCGAGGACGGCACCGGCGACCCCATCGCCCGCCCGCCCGCGGGAATCGTGCACCACTGGGCGCGGCTGGCGATGGTGGACGTGAATGGCGCCGGCGTGGTCACCGCCTTCTCCGACTGCCGCAACCTCTTCCCGCCCGTCACCGAGCTCACCGACTTCGAGTACCTGGGCGGCGACGGGCAGGAGGTGATGCCGAACCTGACGCAGGCGCAGGTCGGCACCCGTGTCGCGCTCCCCTCCCCGCTCCGGGTCGGCGTCTCGAACGGGAGATGGCCGGTGGTCGGCGCGCGCGTGTTCTGGGAGGTGCTGGACGGCGACGGGCGCGTGCAGGGCTCGGCCGCGGCGGGGACCACGGCCGAGTCGTTCACCCAGAGCGACGGCACGGCCACCTGCACCTGGTCGCTGCTGCCGACCAGCGGCGTGAACCGCGTTCGCGCCACGCTGCGCGACGTGGCCAACAACCCCGTCGGCCTGCCGATCGTCTTCGGCGCCAACGTGAGCGTCGCGTCGCAGGTCGCGTACGATCCGCGCACCGTGTGCGGGGGCACCGCGCCGCCGGTGACCACCGTGCAGGCCGCGCTCGACCGGCAGATGCAGCTCCTCCGCCTCTTCTACGCCGGCGGCGACGGGCAGGAGGCGCTGCCGGCGGCCACGCTCCCGCAGCCGCTGCGCGTGTCGGTGGCCAACGCCTGCGGCGCGGTGCAGGGCGCGACCGTCACCTTCAACGTGGAGAGCGGCGGGCGGGTGGCGGCGACCTCCGCCGGGGTGCCGGCCGGGAACACCACCGTCTCCATCAACACCGACGCCAACGGGATCGCCGAGGCGTTCTGGCGGCCGGCCGACGACGCCGCGCGCCGGTCGCAGCAGGCCAACGCGGTGCTCGCGTCGGCGCCGCCGGGAAGCAACCTGCCGCTGGGGTCGCCCACCACGGTGCGCTTCAACGCGCGGGTGCTGGTGGCGGGCGACGTGGGGTACGCGCCGAGCAGCAACTGCAACCTGCCCGCGAGCGTGAACACGGTGCAGGCGGCGCTGGACCAGATCTGCTCCGGTCTGGGCGCTCCCACGCAGCGCGTGGTGGTCACCGACGTGCGCATGGCGGCGATGCAGGTGCGGCACGACGCGGTGATCCCCCCGTACGTCCTCTCCACCTCCGGCTTCGACATCCTCTGCGACCAGTCGATCTTCGTGTCGTCGTCGCGCGCGGCGCGGCTCACGGTGTACCTGCCCCCGCCGCAGTCCTTCTACGGCTACGCCAGCGACTCGGGGTACGTGCCCTTCGACGTGAACGCGAACGTCTTCACCAACGGGACTACGCTGCGCTGGCGGGCGGTGGACCCCGGCGCGGTGGCCTTCCTGAACGGGCTGTACGGCCAGTTCAACTGGCGGTACATCCCGGCCCGGCTCACGGTGTACGGGAACCTGGTACGCAGCAGTGCCGACCAGAGCGTGTACCTGGACGGCGACCTGTTCGCCGGGCCTCCGCTGGGCACCCAGTTCCCCACCGGCAACGGGGTGCGGGGGGGAAGCCTGGAGATCTTCTTCTGGCTGGCGCCGATCTGGGGGTTCTCCCTCGGCGCCGGGGAGCTCACCGCCGCGGGCACCACGCTGGGCACCATCACCCTCGACCGGCCGGCGCCCGAGGGCGGGCTGAGCCTGGCGCTGGCCAGCGAGGACCCCGAGGCCCTGTCGCTGCCGGAGACCATCGTCATCCCCGAGGGCGAAACCACCTTCCAGTTCGAGGCCAGGGTCGCGCCGCCCAGGTCGGGAACGCGCGAGCTCGTCGTCTCGTCCACGGTGTCCGGAGTCTCCTCGCCGGTCGGCACGCTTTCGCAGGGGTTCACGCTCGGGAGGGAAGCCACGACCACCACCTCCCGGCGGACCCGCCGCCAGTAG
- a CDS encoding phage tail protein yields the protein MTDTGTERLYALLPAVYRLRDADEGYPLRALAAVMEAELTAVEADIAQLYENWFVETCQEWVVPYLGDLLGVRGLRNAAGGSFTQRARVANTIGYRRRKGTAAVLEQVARDVTGWPAHAVEYFQLLAGTQHLAHVRPGMGGTASLRDSSSLELVNGPFEQVAHTGEVRHIDNGRGRYNIPDIGVFLWRLQSYPVLRSRPRLVTAEADAGFTFHPVGREAPLFNRARTETAISHLAREEDVPAPLRRRALYDELQARRAALSAGAEVVETYFGDDPVVQVFFDGNLLVPEQVMVCNLDPWRRPPQQTTVLPGKGATDTLVSIDPALGRLAVCEGVDLPASLEVSYAYGFPGDLGGGPYDRRESVEAWAKLIGRPVTWQAGVTADASAEPGVLFETLVDAVAAWNAQGPGTVGVIAIMDSRSYEENLTGAGGRIDVPEGSHLLIVAAGWPEPEEEGGARTPGRLVPQDLRPHLQGDVQVRGLIPQAVNPDDSANPGSLTIDGLLIEGGITVVQGNLGMLRVSHCTLVPGEGGISCNTGNARLAVTVTRSITGILDIQGAARSLTVEDSIVDGENQLTSLRGPDVRLDAVTIFGGARAITLEASNTIFARTVTVERRQTGCVRYSWVPTQSRVPRRFECRPTSGATARAEEPQFTSRTYGHPAYAQLSLACPRVIVEGADDEGEMGAFHFLQQTQRIADLRAGLGEHLRVGLEAGLFFAT from the coding sequence ATGACCGACACCGGCACGGAGCGCCTGTACGCGCTCCTTCCCGCCGTCTACCGCCTGCGCGACGCGGACGAGGGATATCCGCTGCGTGCGCTGGCGGCCGTGATGGAGGCCGAGCTGACCGCGGTCGAGGCCGACATCGCGCAGCTGTACGAGAACTGGTTCGTGGAGACCTGCCAGGAGTGGGTCGTCCCCTACCTGGGCGACCTGCTGGGCGTGCGCGGCCTGCGCAACGCGGCCGGCGGCTCGTTCACCCAGCGCGCGCGGGTGGCCAACACCATCGGCTACCGGCGGCGGAAGGGGACCGCGGCGGTGCTGGAGCAGGTGGCGCGCGACGTCACCGGGTGGCCGGCGCACGCGGTGGAGTACTTCCAGCTCCTCGCCGGCACCCAGCATCTCGCCCACGTCCGCCCGGGGATGGGGGGGACGGCCAGCCTGCGCGACTCGTCGTCGCTCGAGCTGGTGAACGGCCCCTTCGAGCAGGTGGCGCACACGGGCGAGGTGCGGCACATCGACAACGGGCGGGGGCGATACAACATCCCCGACATCGGCGTGTTCCTCTGGCGGCTGCAGAGCTATCCCGTGCTCCGCTCGCGCCCGCGGCTGGTGACGGCCGAGGCCGACGCCGGCTTCACCTTCCACCCCGTGGGGCGCGAGGCGCCGCTCTTCAACCGCGCGCGGACCGAGACGGCCATCAGCCACCTGGCCCGCGAGGAGGACGTTCCCGCGCCGCTGCGCCGCCGCGCGCTGTACGACGAGCTGCAGGCGCGCCGCGCGGCGCTCTCCGCCGGGGCCGAGGTGGTGGAGACGTACTTCGGCGACGACCCCGTGGTGCAGGTCTTCTTCGACGGCAACCTGCTCGTCCCCGAGCAGGTGATGGTGTGCAACCTGGACCCGTGGCGCCGCCCGCCGCAGCAGACCACGGTGCTGCCGGGGAAGGGCGCCACCGACACGCTCGTCTCCATCGACCCCGCGCTCGGGCGCCTGGCCGTCTGCGAGGGCGTGGACCTGCCGGCGTCGCTGGAGGTGAGCTACGCCTACGGCTTCCCGGGCGACCTGGGCGGGGGCCCGTACGACCGCCGCGAGAGCGTCGAGGCGTGGGCGAAGCTGATCGGCCGGCCGGTCACCTGGCAGGCGGGGGTGACGGCGGACGCGTCGGCCGAGCCGGGGGTGCTGTTCGAGACGCTGGTCGACGCGGTGGCCGCCTGGAACGCGCAGGGCCCGGGCACCGTCGGCGTGATCGCGATCATGGACAGCCGCAGCTACGAGGAGAACCTCACCGGCGCCGGCGGCCGCATCGACGTTCCCGAGGGGTCGCATCTCCTCATCGTCGCCGCGGGGTGGCCGGAGCCGGAAGAGGAGGGCGGCGCGCGGACGCCGGGGCGGCTGGTGCCCCAGGATCTCCGCCCCCACCTGCAGGGCGACGTGCAGGTGCGCGGCCTCATCCCCCAGGCGGTGAACCCCGACGACAGCGCCAACCCGGGGAGCCTGACCATCGACGGGCTGCTGATCGAGGGGGGGATCACGGTGGTGCAGGGGAACCTGGGGATGCTGCGCGTCTCGCACTGCACCCTGGTTCCCGGCGAGGGCGGCATCTCCTGCAACACCGGCAACGCGCGCCTGGCGGTGACGGTCACCCGCAGCATCACCGGGATCCTCGACATCCAGGGCGCCGCGCGGTCGCTCACCGTGGAGGACAGCATCGTCGACGGGGAGAACCAGCTGACCAGCCTGCGCGGCCCCGACGTGCGGCTGGACGCGGTGACGATCTTCGGCGGCGCGCGCGCGATCACCCTCGAGGCCAGCAACACCATCTTCGCCCGCACGGTGACGGTGGAGCGGCGGCAGACCGGGTGCGTGCGCTACTCCTGGGTGCCCACGCAGAGCCGCGTTCCCCGGCGCTTCGAGTGCCGCCCCACGTCGGGCGCCACCGCGCGCGCCGAGGAGCCGCAGTTCACCTCGCGCACGTACGGGCACCCCGCGTACGCGCAGCTCTCCCTCGCGTGCCCCCGCGTGATCGTGGAGGGGGCCGACGACGAGGGCGAGATGGGCGCCTTCCACTTCCTGCAGCAGACCCAGCGGATCGCCGACCTGCGCGCCGGGCTGGGTGAGCACCTCCGCGTCGGCCTGGAGGCCGGCCTCTTCTTCGCGACCTGA
- a CDS encoding putative baseplate assembly protein, protein MSDADPRAADCGAALDTCGCCGDATDAASGGQTATAIDNPPGLPALAYRIGTQPVFLERMLRRLVSQAVTSDTGEELRPLSRLTTRAADDPAIALLDAWATTADVLTFYQERVANEGFLRTATERRSILELARTIGYELNPGVAASTELAFTLESATVAPLTSASPVPAVVELAEGLKVQSVPGPGETAQTFETVETIEARPEWNLLHARATKTQGLELGETALWLDGIATGLQVGDALLLVGRERERYGGSENWDFRFVAAVETYPATPTPTSPPDLSAGKTKVTWTEGLGFRSGTRRVEPADDPKVYAFRARGSFFGFNAPDWRAMPGVIKAEFDPSASDLNTATGAYSGSLTEWPGFEAEGADNVVDLDAAYPRVVPGSWIVLSKSNYTELYRVATAVPASRTDFTLTAKVTRLTLDAMEHLSWFPRRETVVFLQSEELRLTEAPDTSLVGGTTVELEELVDGLTAARTLIVSGQRRRARVDGLAKGLVMTSADGTATKLNPGEVLWMTAPSSTSTAGAVTWSLVNRFGVEGTVTDASGRIAEEDAAADDELLSEVVALAEATDDGVRTTLRLEGTGMQRWYDRGSVRIWANVAMATHGETVSEVLGSGDGSQANQQFTLKRPPLTYVSAATATGVQTTLEVRVNDLLWTEVDAFNESGPQDEVYTVRHADDGTATVMFGDGIRGARLPTGSANVTATYRTGIGPDGEVGEGTLTLLQSRPLGLKEVTNPIAASGAGAPEELEDARANAPRTVLTLGRIVSLKDFEDFARAFAGIGKARAVALWSGERQVIHITIAAATGGEVASDSDVYTNLVAAIHTYREGSERVVVDSYTPRAFTLDAAVIVDPAFIAADVLEAAEAALRDAFSFAARDFAQPVTGAEVIAVIQAVDGVVAVDLDKLDLVGGSSGTTLPAAKVLSSQTTRFSGTTILPSELLLLDDNGVTLREVPA, encoded by the coding sequence GTGAGCGACGCCGACCCTCGCGCCGCCGACTGCGGCGCCGCCCTGGACACCTGCGGCTGCTGCGGCGACGCCACCGACGCGGCGTCGGGCGGGCAGACCGCGACGGCGATCGACAACCCGCCCGGGCTCCCCGCGCTGGCGTACCGCATCGGCACGCAGCCCGTCTTCCTCGAGCGGATGCTTCGCCGCCTCGTCTCGCAGGCGGTCACCTCCGACACGGGCGAGGAGCTGCGCCCCCTCTCCCGCCTCACCACCCGCGCGGCCGACGACCCCGCCATCGCGCTGCTCGACGCGTGGGCGACCACGGCCGACGTGCTCACCTTCTACCAGGAGCGCGTCGCGAACGAGGGCTTCCTCCGCACGGCCACGGAGCGGCGGTCGATCCTGGAGCTGGCGCGCACCATCGGCTACGAGCTGAACCCCGGCGTGGCCGCGTCCACCGAGCTGGCCTTCACGCTCGAGAGCGCCACGGTCGCGCCGCTGACCTCCGCCTCCCCCGTCCCCGCCGTCGTGGAGCTGGCGGAGGGGCTGAAGGTGCAGAGCGTGCCCGGCCCCGGCGAGACGGCGCAGACCTTCGAGACGGTGGAGACCATCGAGGCGCGCCCCGAGTGGAACCTCCTCCACGCGCGCGCCACGAAGACGCAGGGGCTGGAGCTGGGCGAGACGGCGCTCTGGCTCGACGGGATCGCCACCGGGCTGCAGGTGGGTGACGCGCTCCTCCTCGTCGGCAGGGAGCGCGAGAGATACGGCGGGAGCGAGAACTGGGACTTCCGCTTCGTGGCCGCGGTGGAGACCTATCCCGCCACGCCCACGCCGACTTCCCCGCCCGATCTCTCCGCGGGGAAGACGAAGGTGACGTGGACGGAGGGGCTGGGCTTCAGGTCCGGCACCCGCCGAGTGGAGCCGGCGGACGATCCCAAGGTCTACGCCTTCCGCGCCCGCGGCTCGTTCTTCGGCTTCAACGCGCCCGACTGGCGCGCGATGCCGGGCGTCATCAAGGCCGAGTTCGATCCGTCCGCCTCCGACCTGAACACCGCCACCGGCGCCTACTCCGGCTCGCTGACGGAGTGGCCCGGCTTCGAGGCCGAGGGCGCCGACAACGTGGTGGACCTCGACGCCGCCTATCCCAGGGTCGTCCCCGGGAGCTGGATCGTCCTCTCCAAGAGCAACTACACCGAGCTCTACCGCGTCGCCACCGCGGTCCCCGCGTCGCGCACCGACTTCACGCTCACCGCGAAGGTGACGCGGCTGACGCTGGACGCGATGGAGCACCTCTCCTGGTTCCCGCGCCGCGAGACCGTGGTCTTCCTGCAGAGCGAGGAGCTGCGGCTGACCGAGGCGCCCGACACCTCGCTGGTCGGGGGGACGACGGTGGAGCTGGAGGAGCTGGTCGACGGGCTCACCGCCGCGCGCACGCTGATCGTCTCCGGGCAGCGCCGCCGCGCGCGGGTGGACGGCCTCGCGAAGGGGCTGGTGATGACGTCGGCGGACGGGACGGCCACGAAGCTCAACCCCGGCGAGGTGCTGTGGATGACGGCGCCTTCGTCCACGTCCACCGCCGGCGCGGTCACCTGGAGCCTGGTGAACCGCTTCGGCGTGGAGGGCACCGTCACGGACGCCTCCGGCCGCATCGCCGAGGAGGACGCGGCCGCGGACGACGAGCTGCTGAGCGAGGTGGTCGCGCTCGCCGAGGCCACGGACGACGGGGTGCGCACCACGCTGCGGCTGGAGGGCACGGGGATGCAGCGCTGGTACGACCGCGGCTCCGTGCGCATCTGGGCCAACGTCGCCATGGCCACGCACGGCGAGACGGTGAGCGAGGTCCTGGGCAGCGGCGACGGCTCGCAGGCCAACCAGCAGTTCACCCTCAAGCGCCCGCCGCTCACCTACGTCTCCGCCGCGACGGCGACGGGGGTGCAGACCACGCTCGAGGTGCGGGTGAACGACCTGCTGTGGACCGAGGTCGACGCCTTCAACGAGAGTGGCCCGCAGGACGAGGTCTACACCGTCCGCCACGCCGACGACGGCACCGCCACGGTGATGTTCGGCGACGGGATCCGCGGCGCGCGCCTTCCCACCGGCTCGGCCAACGTCACCGCGACGTACCGGACGGGGATCGGCCCCGACGGCGAGGTGGGCGAGGGGACGCTGACGCTGCTGCAGAGCCGTCCCCTCGGCCTGAAGGAGGTCACCAACCCCATCGCCGCCAGCGGCGCGGGCGCGCCCGAGGAGCTGGAGGACGCCCGCGCCAACGCGCCGCGCACCGTGCTCACCCTGGGCCGCATCGTCTCGCTCAAGGACTTCGAGGACTTCGCCCGGGCGTTCGCCGGCATCGGCAAGGCGCGCGCGGTGGCGCTGTGGAGCGGCGAGCGGCAGGTGATCCACATCACCATCGCCGCGGCGACGGGGGGCGAGGTGGCGTCGGACAGCGACGTCTACACCAACCTCGTCGCCGCCATCCACACCTACCGCGAGGGGAGCGAGCGCGTGGTGGTGGACAGCTACACCCCGCGCGCCTTCACCCTCGACGCGGCGGTGATCGTCGATCCCGCCTTCATCGCCGCCGACGTGCTGGAGGCGGCCGAGGCCGCGCTGCGCGACGCGTTCTCCTTCGCCGCGCGCGACTTCGCGCAGCCCGTGACCGGCGCCGAGGTCATCGCCGTGATCCAGGCGGTGGACGGCGTGGTCGCCGTCGACCTCGACAAGCTGGACCTGGTCGGCGGCTCGTCGGGCACCACGCTACCGGCGGCGAAGGTCCTGTCGTCCCAGACCACCCGCTTCTCCGGCACGACCATCCTTCCCTCCGAGCTCCTGCTGCTGGACGACAACGGCGTCACCCTCCGCGAGGTGCCCGCATGA